The genomic DNA AACGATTGGTCTTCTTGGCAAATTCCCCTAACAGCCGCTCCGACTCCCCATTACCGTAGATTTCCGCTGTATCAAAAAAGGTCAGTCCCGCTGCCACAGCACTATCGAAGGCTGTCTTCACCTGGGGAGCACCATAGTCCTTGCCATAGGTCCAAAACAAATTGTCCCCCCACTGCCAGGTACCTACCCCCAAAGCGGGTATAGTGTCAGAACCGATCGTGACTGTCTGCATCTCTCCCCCCTGTCTGCTCTAGGCTTTACTGTAGCATTTTCTCCTAGAATTTTTCCCCAATGCCGAAGCTGATTTGCGTATTGCCGTCCTCCGCAATGCCGTAGTCGATGCGAATAGCGCCCAAGGGGGAGCGGATACGAATACCGCCGCCATAGCCAAAGCCGCTGCCTGGTTTACCCCGCACAATGGCGGGACTGCCCAAAACCTGGTTGCCTGTGCCTAAATCTGTGCCGTAGTCAGCAAATATGACCCCGTTGAGGATAGAAAAGATGGGAAAGCGGTATTCAGCGGAGAGGAGGGCAAAGCTCTTACCACTGCCAATTCTGCCTTCGTCGTAACCGCGTACGGAGTTGGTGCCGCCAATTCTAAAGGCTTCGTAGGGCGGAAATTCCCCGATGATTGTTCCCCCTTGAATGTTGAAGGCAAGGGCCTGGGGACCAGGGGTAAAATTGACGAACTGGACGGGAACATAAAAACTGTAACTAGCGCGCAGCCGATTGAAAAGAGCACTGTTACCCCCAAATACCAGGGCCTGTTCCGTCGCTACCCGCAAAAGCGAACCGCTCGTAGGCTGTAAAGGGTCGTCCCGCCGATCGGTGGCATAGGCTAACTGGGCCACAGCTAAACTGTCTTCACCGGTGCCGCTGAAACTCAGGGGATTCCCTAACCCATCCCTTGCCACTGTCCCCCCTGGTACATCGGAAAGGCGCACCTGCTCAAACCGTAAACCGATCGAGCCACTGTTGCCATCCCCCAGGGGACGGGAGAAACTAAAACCTGCGCCTAGGCGATTCTCCCGCGGTGTTTCCTGTTTGTTTTCCCCTACACCAATACCCACAGGGGCGGTCGGGGGGTTGTCAAAAATATAGCTAAACAGACGACGGCTGAAAATGTTGGCACTAAAAGAAGTCCGAAAGGGGTCTCCCCCTATCCAGGGGTCAGTAAAACTGAGGTCAAACAACAGTTCCCGTTCCCCCACCTGGGCATCGAAACCGACTTTTTGGTTGTTGCCACCAAAGTTGGTCTGCTGAAAACTGACACCGCCAAAGAGACCCGTTGCCGAACTCAACCCTGCTGCCAGGGAAATTGACCCTGTACTCCGCTCCCGCACATTGACATTGACGATCACCTGCTTGGGGTCAGTGCCAGGATTGAGATTGACATTGACATCTTCAAAAATCCCTAAACCAAACACTCGCTGCAGGTCAGCTTGGATCGTGTTGCGGTTGAGGACGTCCCCCGGCTTGGTAGTCAGTTCCCTGGTGATGATGAATTCTCTGGTATTACCGCGGATGGGTTTGCCTTCCTTGTCTTCTGTCTTGCCTTCTTCATTGAGAAACCCCACTCTAATTTGTTCTATTACCCCCTCTGCCAACACCAATGTAATAGTGCCATCGGGTGCTGATCGGATATCTGCCACTTGGGCTAGGACAAAACCGTTGTCTTGGTAGAGTTTTTCTAGGGCTTTAACGGATTCCTGTAAACTTAAAAGATTGATTGTTTTGTTCAACTGTTCGCCAAACAAGCTCTGAATAATCTGCTCTTTTGTCTGTAGTTTACCCTGGCTATCCTTGAGACCCCTGTCTAAAACCTGAGTGTTCTCAGTGAGGATTGCTTTCAGGGGCGGGTTCGGTTGGGCTATAAATTTCAGGCGAATGCCCAGGGGTGTGTTCTCCGGCTGCGCTTGCACGTTGACAAAAAAACCTGTACCAAAGACGGCGTTAGCAGCTTTTTCGATGTCCGATCGGGTGAT from Pseudanabaenaceae cyanobacterium SKYG29 includes the following:
- a CDS encoding BamA/TamA family outer membrane protein, producing the protein MRSLIVLLPALWCVSPCLPLRAQTNGEARIQVVEVVVVDGAGKSLPPELEKAAYAAIAIRPGAVITRSDIEKAANAVFGTGFFVNVQAQPENTPLGIRLKFIAQPNPPLKAILTENTQVLDRGLKDSQGKLQTKEQIIQSLFGEQLNKTINLLSLQESVKALEKLYQDNGFVLAQVADIRSAPDGTITLVLAEGVIEQIRVGFLNEEGKTEDKEGKPIRGNTREFIITRELTTKPGDVLNRNTIQADLQRVFGLGIFEDVNVNLNPGTDPKQVIVNVNVRERSTGSISLAAGLSSATGLFGGVSFQQTNFGGNNQKVGFDAQVGERELLFDLSFTDPWIGGDPFRTSFSANIFSRRLFSYIFDNPPTAPVGIGVGENKQETPRENRLGAGFSFSRPLGDGNSGSIGLRFEQVRLSDVPGGTVARDGLGNPLSFSGTGEDSLAVAQLAYATDRRDDPLQPTSGSLLRVATEQALVFGGNSALFNRLRASYSFYVPVQFVNFTPGPQALAFNIQGGTIIGEFPPYEAFRIGGTNSVRGYDEGRIGSGKSFALLSAEYRFPIFSILNGVIFADYGTDLGTGNQVLGSPAIVRGKPGSGFGYGGGIRIRSPLGAIRIDYGIAEDGNTQISFGIGEKF